The Branchiostoma lanceolatum isolate klBraLanc5 chromosome 3, klBraLanc5.hap2, whole genome shotgun sequence DNA segment TATCCGGTACCATAGACCTCCACCTCACACAGTGTTAGAGTGTCTGACCGCTCTACCAGCTGTACGGACACGTAACGACCTGATATCGGCGGGTTGCAGTAAAACACGATGGTCTGTCCATCTAGCGGAGTGTCAACGTAAGTCTCTCCGCACTGGTCATTCTGTGAGAATGTCTTGTTCGGGCCAACTCGCACCATGAAGTTCGGTTTTCGCTGGCCTGAATGTAGATGAAATTAAACAGAACATAAaaatgccaccaaaaaatcaagaccatagcatgtcaaggCTATAAAATAAAAGCATCGGAAATTCTTCTGCATTACAGGGGTCATGCACCAGGGGGGTGATACTTGTCTTTCCAATCCccacccacgtaccaaatatcattacaactcATCGAAAGGTTTTAAAGTTGtgttgaccacaaatatctgtgAACACTATCAGACTCCCACAGaggcagaccaaaaacaatacctccattttaaTAGAGGTAAGTAACGGTAGCAATGTTCTAGAAACCTAGCTacttacactaccaaaaatcgtttttcttatttttcttgttttttcttctacaaagaaaatttttctgtcagcaagaatattattctgtgtAAAGAAtgcctgttttaagcacaaacaagaatccctgtttacgttttgagcacaaacaagaattgcatctaagaatttttttcttgaacttgctgaaaccaagaaagttcaagaaaataattctagtagaataaaaaaaatcaagaatctAGAAAAAATAACATGGTAAGAATCTGTAGGAATAcaaatttgacgaaacaaaaaaaacaatcttacattaagccagagaaagcacatttttcttatttttctagaaaaatcttattgaaaaacagcatgctagaaGTATTTTCTTAAAACAAgttaaattcaaaacaaaaaagaataaaattctttcaaacaagaaaggcaacattttagCTAAAACGTGTGATACTTCCCTAATTGATCAACGAAGTATGAACTGGCGTTGCTATTTATTCAAGCTTTTGCAACAAACTCTAGACTCACCCTTGTCGCAGACCACGCTAGCGTCCTCATTGTGCCGACAGTTATGGTATCCCCAACCGCTATGGTCGCAATCACCGATGGTTGTCTCGGAGCCCCTACAGGCCAAGTTGTCCAGCCAGATCTGGCCGGACCCCTCCCCAAAGGTTGCTCTCCCTCGGGCCCCCGTAGCGCTGCCGTACCCCAACTGACGACACACCACGTTGGCGTCGATCAGGGCAAAGTTATCATCACAGACGGTCCCCCACTGTCCGTCATGGTACACTTCAACCCTGCCTTCATAGTCTGAACTTCCGCCCACGAGTCTGATGGATTCTGGTGGCGAGAGAGTTAGTTTTGTTACGTAGTGAGTAAGTGATTGCCGGTTACTATATAAGCGATTGAGTGACGCTTATGATTAGTGAGTGTGTCTTTATTTGTACctttgtgtgagtgagtgaatgagtgagtgagcgagtgagcgaATGAGCAAGTGTAAGCGAATGAGCAAATAGCAAATAAGTGAGCAAgtaaatgtgtgtgtatgtgtgtctgattgtgtgtgagtgtgggATAGAGTGAGTACTAGTGAGTTTgtctgattgtgtgtgtgtgtgtgtgtgtgtgtgtactaaaGTGATTGTATGCGTTAGAGTTCTAAATTAAGTACATAAGACGgttagtgagtg contains these protein-coding regions:
- the LOC136429366 gene encoding uncharacterized protein codes for the protein MGWNYNNWHMILHLRAPKTLTRIAVNNYGDTHHDVAAFRLQKSQGRWPYSWEDVASVDTVQGGTDQRQEFGGFQGTARYWKFVITRTHSGWQPWLRELSLHRIPSRKMSTSMENGESIRLVGGSSDYEGRVEVYHDGQWGTVCDDNFALIDANVVCRQLGYGSATGARGRATFGEGSGQIWLDNLACRGSETTIGDCDHSGWGYHNCRHNEDASVVCDKGQRKPNFMVRVGPNKTFSQNDQCGETYVDTPLDGQTIVFYCNPPISGRYVSVQLVERSDTLTLCEVEVYGTG